From one Balaenoptera acutorostrata chromosome 6, mBalAcu1.1, whole genome shotgun sequence genomic stretch:
- the HEMGN gene encoding hemogen isoform X1 produces MTEDQKFILWRHGLRAALDSGTPGPVRELCSKSKEIWILVLAFLCHSGFLWKSDQTAGRYCSKMDLGKDQSHLMLHQTPDPHQEENHVPEVIGTRNLRNREQLRKRKAEAQEKQTSQWQFGEKKHKRQRTGKRSERGRKRQQNTETKVEPLSQLEKEMMEKAPAPTEKETEPPRSVTEALLPVASTQRVVPKKPFSEIGQESIIHQENSSEYQETAVQNHPSEIRQDMAESEDLSPKMCQEIAVFQDHPSKMCHDMAQPEDLSLKMCQETAAAKALSSKTSEDIADLEGCPLEAYPKPEVPKGYTLETYQKRAEPEEHNSELGHGIAETENFVPKTQEIAVPKELSIKTYQETVETEHFSHKSYKEIAVSKAPSHKTIQETPAPEKYSPEIYQETPGSEEYSPEIYQETAGPEDYAPEIYQETPGPEDLSTKTYKDKDVPEECFPELYQERGGPQDQDPKAHQEDAKDVYIFP; encoded by the exons ggtTCTTGTGGAAGTCAGACCAAACAGCAGGAAGGTATTGCAGCAAGATGGATTTGGGAAAGGACCAGTCTCACTTGATGCTCCATCAGACACCTGATCCTCATCAAGAAGAGAACCATGTTCCAG AAGTCATTGGAACTCGGAATTTAAGAAACAGAGAgcaactcagaaaaagaaaagctgaagcACAAGAAAAGCAAACTTCACAATGGCAATTTGG AGAGAAAAAACACAAGCGGCAGAGAAcaggaaaaagaagtgaaagaggcagaaagagacaACAAAATACAGAAACGAAGGTGGAGCCTCTGTCACaattagaaaaggaaatgatGGAGAAAGCACCAGCAcctacagagaaagaaactgaaccACCCAGGAGTGTGACCGAAGCTCTCCTTCCGGTAGCCTCCACGCAAAGAGTTGTGCCCAAGAAACCTTTTTCTGAAATAGGTCAAGAAAGCATTATCCATCAGGAAAATTCTTCTGAATACCAAGAAACAGCAGTACAAAACCACCCTTCTGAAATACGCCAAGATATGGCTGAATCTGAAGACCTCTCTCCTAAAATGTGCCAAGAAATAGCTGTATTTCAAGACCATCCTTCCAAAATGTGCCATGATATGGCTCAACCTGAAGACCTCTCTCTTAAAATGTGCCAAGAAACCGCTGCAGCCAAAGCCCTTTCTTCTAAAACATCTGAAGATATAGCTGACCTGGAAGGATGCCCTCTTGAAGCATACCCCAAACCAGAAGTGCCTAAAGGCTACACTCTTGAAACATACCAAAAAAGAGCTGAACCTGAGGAACACAATTCTGAACTAGGTCATGGAATAGCTGAGACTGAAAACTTTGTTCCTAAAACACAAGAAATAGCTGTGCCTAAAGAGCTTTCTATAAAAACATACCAAGAAACAGTTGAAACTGAACACTTTTCTCATAAATCATATAAAGAAATTGCTGTGTCTAAAGCCCCCTCTCATAAAACAATCCAAGAAACACCTGCTCCTGAAAAATATTCACCTGAAATATACCAAGAAACACCTGGGTCTGAAGAATATTCACCTGAAATATACCAAGAAACAGCTGGGCCTGAAGACTATGCACCTGAAATATACCAAGAAACACCTGGGCCTGAAGACCTCTCTACTAAGACATATAAAGATAAGGATGTGCCTGAAGAATGCTTTCCAGAACTGTACCAAGAAAGAGGTGGGCCCCAAGACCAGGATCCTAAAGCACACCAGGAAGATGCTAAGgatgtttatatttttccttga
- the HEMGN gene encoding hemogen isoform X2 → MDLGKDQSHLMLHQTPDPHQEENHVPEVIGTRNLRNREQLRKRKAEAQEKQTSQWQFGEKKHKRQRTGKRSERGRKRQQNTETKVEPLSQLEKEMMEKAPAPTEKETEPPRSVTEALLPVASTQRVVPKKPFSEIGQESIIHQENSSEYQETAVQNHPSEIRQDMAESEDLSPKMCQEIAVFQDHPSKMCHDMAQPEDLSLKMCQETAAAKALSSKTSEDIADLEGCPLEAYPKPEVPKGYTLETYQKRAEPEEHNSELGHGIAETENFVPKTQEIAVPKELSIKTYQETVETEHFSHKSYKEIAVSKAPSHKTIQETPAPEKYSPEIYQETPGSEEYSPEIYQETAGPEDYAPEIYQETPGPEDLSTKTYKDKDVPEECFPELYQERGGPQDQDPKAHQEDAKDVYIFP, encoded by the exons ATGGATTTGGGAAAGGACCAGTCTCACTTGATGCTCCATCAGACACCTGATCCTCATCAAGAAGAGAACCATGTTCCAG AAGTCATTGGAACTCGGAATTTAAGAAACAGAGAgcaactcagaaaaagaaaagctgaagcACAAGAAAAGCAAACTTCACAATGGCAATTTGG AGAGAAAAAACACAAGCGGCAGAGAAcaggaaaaagaagtgaaagaggcagaaagagacaACAAAATACAGAAACGAAGGTGGAGCCTCTGTCACaattagaaaaggaaatgatGGAGAAAGCACCAGCAcctacagagaaagaaactgaaccACCCAGGAGTGTGACCGAAGCTCTCCTTCCGGTAGCCTCCACGCAAAGAGTTGTGCCCAAGAAACCTTTTTCTGAAATAGGTCAAGAAAGCATTATCCATCAGGAAAATTCTTCTGAATACCAAGAAACAGCAGTACAAAACCACCCTTCTGAAATACGCCAAGATATGGCTGAATCTGAAGACCTCTCTCCTAAAATGTGCCAAGAAATAGCTGTATTTCAAGACCATCCTTCCAAAATGTGCCATGATATGGCTCAACCTGAAGACCTCTCTCTTAAAATGTGCCAAGAAACCGCTGCAGCCAAAGCCCTTTCTTCTAAAACATCTGAAGATATAGCTGACCTGGAAGGATGCCCTCTTGAAGCATACCCCAAACCAGAAGTGCCTAAAGGCTACACTCTTGAAACATACCAAAAAAGAGCTGAACCTGAGGAACACAATTCTGAACTAGGTCATGGAATAGCTGAGACTGAAAACTTTGTTCCTAAAACACAAGAAATAGCTGTGCCTAAAGAGCTTTCTATAAAAACATACCAAGAAACAGTTGAAACTGAACACTTTTCTCATAAATCATATAAAGAAATTGCTGTGTCTAAAGCCCCCTCTCATAAAACAATCCAAGAAACACCTGCTCCTGAAAAATATTCACCTGAAATATACCAAGAAACACCTGGGTCTGAAGAATATTCACCTGAAATATACCAAGAAACAGCTGGGCCTGAAGACTATGCACCTGAAATATACCAAGAAACACCTGGGCCTGAAGACCTCTCTACTAAGACATATAAAGATAAGGATGTGCCTGAAGAATGCTTTCCAGAACTGTACCAAGAAAGAGGTGGGCCCCAAGACCAGGATCCTAAAGCACACCAGGAAGATGCTAAGgatgtttatatttttccttga